In Desulfovibrio litoralis DSM 11393, one DNA window encodes the following:
- a CDS encoding protein-disulfide reductase DsbD family protein → MFLSSSPSSIKNLIYKVFFISLLFIASQINIIDFSFKTKAAFATSSNPNFTLNWSLTTIPQDFSLLAQIKEPIDPTLPFDSSNKKTHLPAIIVELKLKEGYYFYANNELNQGKPTKTGIIGFSFQPKINKAAVFSFYPPANKKNDLLNPGTKVLSYDQNSNFLLLINQEFSFKINGQESKAEFSGLLCSANNCTPVKEIFSFNHIDFNELPLLTNAEITKLHPNLAKLTLGSSLVQKNNWVPASQTSTAQDASNDPAQANELKKEKAEIQELVSSDDNSSEKNTIVTTEESQAITPIYFNQALEVHSLLKAILLGMLAGFILNFMPCVLPVLSLKLSGLMFYSEYKNKKARLKAFREHCIFFSVGILTWFTILGFVLFKSNLVWGQIFQFPILIMILAALIFALSLSLFNVFNLPLIDLKSHGNHPKLQAFSTGLLATVLATPCSGPLLGGVLGWAFQQGPTTIFIVLISVGFGMSLIYFIFAAFPNLVSKMPKPGNWMLTLAQAVGFLLIGTSLWLLSALPDKRLLSAIVLLLFIAFLCWLWGLLVLPHKKRIVRAFFRVAIISMVVFSFWVWEYVDNIPKANWATFNQTQFEQLLGNEAMMITFTADWCPNCKAVEKTVLTNTRLNRIQANYDINIIKVDLTGPNPEGQALLKELGSSSIPLLAIFPSGKNAHSPIVIRDMFTAKDLNNALEQALGQTQP, encoded by the coding sequence ATGTTCTTATCTTCTTCTCCCTCGTCAATTAAAAACTTAATATACAAAGTATTTTTCATTAGTCTTTTGTTTATTGCCAGCCAAATTAATATCATTGATTTTAGTTTTAAAACTAAAGCTGCCTTTGCAACAAGCTCTAACCCAAATTTTACCCTGAATTGGTCTTTAACTACTATTCCCCAAGATTTTTCTTTGCTTGCTCAAATAAAAGAGCCGATTGATCCAACTTTGCCTTTTGATAGCTCTAACAAAAAAACACATTTGCCGGCTATAATCGTAGAATTAAAATTAAAAGAGGGTTATTATTTTTACGCTAATAACGAACTAAACCAAGGCAAACCGACAAAGACAGGAATCATCGGGTTTAGCTTTCAACCTAAAATAAACAAGGCCGCGGTGTTTAGCTTTTATCCGCCTGCGAATAAAAAAAATGACCTGCTCAACCCCGGAACAAAGGTTTTAAGTTATGATCAAAACAGTAACTTTTTACTACTGATAAACCAAGAGTTTAGTTTTAAAATTAATGGTCAAGAAAGCAAAGCTGAGTTTTCGGGTTTACTTTGTTCCGCTAATAATTGTACACCGGTCAAAGAAATTTTTTCTTTCAACCACATTGATTTTAATGAATTACCGTTGTTAACAAATGCTGAAATCACTAAACTTCACCCTAACTTAGCCAAGCTTACACTAGGCTCAAGCTTAGTTCAAAAAAACAACTGGGTACCCGCATCTCAAACAAGCACCGCTCAAGATGCATCAAATGACCCGGCTCAAGCGAATGAGCTAAAAAAAGAAAAGGCTGAAATTCAAGAGCTTGTAAGTTCCGATGATAACAGTAGCGAAAAAAATACAATTGTTACAACAGAAGAATCACAAGCTATTACGCCAATTTATTTTAATCAGGCTTTAGAAGTACATTCTTTATTAAAAGCCATACTTTTGGGTATGCTCGCCGGTTTTATTTTAAACTTTATGCCCTGTGTTTTGCCCGTTCTTTCGCTTAAACTGAGTGGTTTAATGTTTTATTCCGAATATAAAAACAAAAAAGCTCGCTTAAAAGCCTTTAGAGAACATTGTATCTTTTTTTCCGTAGGAATTTTGACATGGTTTACTATTTTAGGCTTTGTTTTATTTAAAAGTAATCTTGTTTGGGGGCAAATTTTTCAGTTTCCAATCTTAATAATGATTTTAGCTGCTTTAATTTTTGCTTTAAGCCTTTCTTTGTTTAATGTATTTAATTTACCGCTTATTGATTTAAAATCACACGGTAACCACCCAAAATTACAAGCCTTTAGCACCGGGCTTTTAGCAACGGTTTTGGCAACGCCCTGTAGCGGACCTTTACTCGGCGGAGTTTTGGGTTGGGCTTTTCAACAAGGGCCGACGACAATTTTTATTGTTCTTATTAGCGTTGGTTTTGGCATGAGTTTAATTTATTTTATTTTTGCTGCTTTTCCAAATTTAGTATCTAAAATGCCCAAACCCGGAAATTGGATGTTGACTCTTGCCCAAGCGGTTGGTTTTCTTTTGATAGGAACAAGTCTTTGGTTGCTTTCTGCCTTACCCGATAAGCGTTTATTGAGTGCGATTGTTTTATTGCTTTTTATAGCCTTTTTGTGTTGGCTTTGGGGTTTACTGGTTCTTCCACACAAAAAGCGTATCGTTAGAGCTTTTTTTAGAGTGGCTATTATCAGCATGGTTGTCTTTAGCTTTTGGGTTTGGGAATATGTTGACAATATTCCAAAGGCAAATTGGGCTACGTTTAACCAGACGCAATTTGAACAACTCTTAGGTAACGAGGCGATGATGATTACCTTTACCGCTGATTGGTGCCCTAATTGTAAGGCTGTTGAAAAAACTGTTTTGACTAACACACGCTTAAATCGTATTCAAGCGAACTACGATATTAATATCATTAAAGTTGACTTAACCGGGCCTAACCCAGAGGGGCAAGCTTTATTAAAAGAATTGGGCAGTAGTAGTATTCCGCTTTTGGCTATTTTTCCGTCAGGTAAAAACGCACATAGCCCAATTGTAATTCGAGATATGTTTACTGCAAAAGACTTAAACAACGCTTTAGAACAAGCCTTAGGGCAAACACAGCCTTAA
- a CDS encoding MBL fold metallo-hydrolase: MKNPNVRAFFDTPTATWTYVVWSESDPQKRCAVIDSVLNFDIYSCTTKTSACDSIIDFIKKHKLTVEWILETHIHADHITGAAYLKEKLGGKTAISKHILHVLQTWQPYFNNVADTPLDGSQFDHLFEDDEQFTIGDLEAKIIHTPGHTPADTTYIVGDAVFVGDAMFLPDVGSGRCDFPGGSAVDSYTSSRKLFSLPEASRMYVAHDYPPAVRGAECMATILSQKVSNVRLKLGISQEEFVAKRTQDDTGKPVPQLLLPSIQVNLRAGNFGNSDNGVQYIKLPLNKL; this comes from the coding sequence ATGAAAAATCCAAACGTACGCGCTTTTTTTGATACACCAACAGCGACTTGGACTTATGTTGTCTGGTCTGAATCCGATCCGCAAAAACGTTGTGCCGTTATTGATAGTGTTTTAAATTTTGACATTTATTCTTGCACAACTAAAACGAGTGCGTGTGATTCAATTATAGATTTTATTAAAAAACATAAGTTGACCGTAGAATGGATACTTGAAACTCATATTCATGCCGACCATATTACCGGAGCCGCTTATCTTAAAGAAAAACTAGGCGGAAAAACAGCAATCAGCAAGCATATTCTTCATGTTTTGCAAACTTGGCAACCTTATTTTAATAACGTGGCTGATACTCCTTTAGATGGTTCGCAATTTGACCATCTTTTTGAAGATGACGAACAATTTACGATTGGTGATTTAGAGGCAAAGATTATTCATACTCCGGGCCATACCCCCGCAGATACTACTTATATTGTTGGTGATGCTGTTTTTGTTGGTGATGCAATGTTTTTGCCTGATGTGGGTTCGGGGCGTTGCGATTTTCCGGGTGGAAGTGCCGTTGATTCTTATACTTCGTCTCGTAAACTTTTCAGCTTGCCTGAAGCTTCTCGTATGTATGTTGCTCACGATTATCCGCCCGCTGTCAGAGGTGCGGAATGTATGGCGACTATTCTTAGCCAAAAGGTTTCTAATGTGCGTTTAAAATTGGGAATTAGCCAAGAAGAGTTTGTGGCGAAACGCACTCAAGATGATACGGGAAAGCCCGTTCCGCAATTGCTCTTGCCTTCAATTCAAGTGAACTTGAGAGCCGGAAATTTTGGTAATAGCGATAATGGTGTGCAATATATTAAGTTGCCACTTAATAAACTTTAA
- a CDS encoding rhodanese-like domain-containing protein produces the protein MTSINTITPQELKNKDLYQDVILDVRTYREYSERRLKTDHYFMPLDSLDPYELLLKRGLLKDTEIYCLCVSGARAKKAATKLAEAGFRNLYIVEGGIGACEQAGFEVVNNTGKSQVVQGGMSLDRQVYITVGTIVTISVFLGNLFNCLFNYFAFAIGAGLIFAGLTNRCGLAFLLSKAPWNKQTVETVSAGGACSGGGASSKSTNNTPPPSKNNNQSCQ, from the coding sequence ATGACCTCAATAAACACAATTACCCCACAAGAGTTAAAAAATAAAGACTTGTATCAAGATGTAATTTTAGATGTGCGTACCTATCGTGAATATTCCGAACGTCGCCTTAAAACTGATCACTATTTTATGCCTTTAGATAGCTTAGACCCTTATGAACTTCTCTTAAAACGTGGTCTGTTAAAAGATACTGAAATTTATTGCCTTTGCGTAAGTGGAGCTCGAGCCAAAAAAGCGGCAACCAAACTTGCGGAAGCAGGGTTTAGAAACCTATATATTGTTGAAGGTGGAATAGGTGCTTGCGAACAAGCCGGTTTTGAAGTCGTTAATAATACCGGAAAAAGTCAGGTGGTTCAAGGCGGCATGTCTTTAGACCGCCAAGTTTATATTACCGTTGGAACTATCGTTACGATTAGCGTATTTTTAGGAAACCTATTTAATTGTCTGTTTAATTATTTCGCTTTTGCTATTGGAGCCGGGCTTATTTTTGCCGGGCTAACCAACCGTTGCGGGCTAGCTTTTTTACTTTCCAAAGCTCCTTGGAATAAGCAAACTGTAGAAACAGTTAGTGCCGGTGGTGCCTGTAGCGGTGGTGGTGCAAGTAGTAAATCGACAAACAATACTCCTCCGCCAAGTAAAAACAATAACCAAAGTTGCCAGTAA
- a CDS encoding response regulator, translating to MIPIQQSRLLLIHNDIDIRNQVQRILQDFDYTLRDADNLTDGLMICRDSKPDAVLLYIKSDSDSSVELLSLLTDELPYIPCIVLTYNNNVDFVLKLVKAGATDIIQMENFQGDDLVNSLYQQIKRYSSILKKNNELSQSSTLTVAENQVQLDQKHIEAVANAVREMFLSNVCHELRTPLNGILGLVDLMISGVRPESTVEYCLIIRHSALELLGSINKLIDIASLESNRMILHVGTFSLRNNLRDFLIAYLDQAQWKGLSLTYRVDVKVPDRLVGDIDRLKQTLDHLLNNAIKFTKEGRIELTISVASAPHIEDTPEINSYINSLHSPSFNRKDHVRSKVVLLFKIKDTGIGIPQEQLHDIFIPFTMGESFLTKSYRGLGLGLSIANSISKLMGGMLFADSTEGQGSCFTLVVSFFEEDNNQQDLENVVSYTGSQSPNPQNMPNLPNLPNQQGQRNTVVQKSMNQNVNQGFEQYAQQPPNNIQKRPSPVKIATEKNVQTPNFPASSNHFINLNNNSLTYGTLHSTQEEILRSLPQRTILLVEDDLVNRMLGTGFLESRGYKVVTAENGQEALDVIANQYIDLVLMDIQMPIMDGITATKIIRQKGGRYEQFPIIAITANVLNNDQDYYSNCGFTSYVSKPVNFPNLLDELKKMIS from the coding sequence ATGATACCAATACAACAATCTCGTCTTTTATTAATTCATAATGATATAGATATACGCAATCAAGTTCAAAGAATCTTGCAGGATTTTGACTATACCCTGCGTGATGCCGATAATTTGACCGATGGCTTGATGATTTGTCGAGATTCAAAGCCTGATGCCGTTTTGTTGTATATTAAAAGTGATAGCGACAGTTCTGTCGAGTTGTTAAGTCTTTTGACCGACGAGCTTCCTTATATTCCTTGTATTGTCTTAACTTATAATAATAATGTCGACTTTGTTTTAAAACTGGTTAAAGCCGGTGCAACAGATATTATTCAAATGGAAAATTTTCAGGGTGATGACCTTGTAAATTCTTTATATCAGCAAATAAAACGCTATAGCAGTATCTTAAAAAAGAATAATGAACTTAGCCAATCTTCAACTTTAACCGTTGCGGAAAATCAGGTTCAACTTGATCAAAAACATATAGAAGCTGTTGCAAACGCTGTAAGAGAAATGTTTTTGTCTAATGTTTGCCATGAACTAAGAACTCCTTTAAACGGTATACTCGGCTTGGTTGATTTAATGATAAGCGGGGTAAGACCTGAATCAACCGTAGAATATTGTTTGATAATACGCCATTCGGCTCTTGAATTATTAGGTTCAATCAATAAGCTGATTGATATTGCAAGCCTTGAAAGCAACCGTATGATTTTGCATGTAGGTACTTTTTCTTTAAGAAACAATTTAAGAGACTTTTTGATTGCTTATCTTGACCAAGCACAATGGAAAGGACTCAGCTTAACTTATAGGGTTGATGTTAAGGTGCCTGATCGTCTGGTTGGCGATATTGACAGGTTAAAACAAACTCTTGACCACCTTTTAAATAATGCGATTAAGTTTACTAAAGAGGGTAGAATAGAACTTACTATTTCTGTTGCTTCCGCTCCACATATCGAAGATACTCCGGAAATAAACTCTTATATTAATAGCTTACACAGCCCAAGTTTTAATAGAAAAGATCACGTTCGCTCAAAAGTTGTTTTACTTTTCAAAATTAAAGATACGGGAATCGGAATTCCGCAAGAACAACTCCACGATATATTTATTCCTTTCACTATGGGGGAAAGTTTTTTAACCAAAAGCTATCGTGGTTTGGGTCTTGGTTTGTCTATTGCAAACTCTATCAGTAAATTAATGGGCGGAATGCTCTTTGCCGACAGTACGGAAGGGCAGGGTTCTTGCTTTACTCTTGTTGTTAGTTTTTTTGAAGAAGATAACAACCAACAAGACCTTGAAAACGTGGTGTCTTATACCGGTTCTCAATCGCCCAATCCCCAAAATATGCCTAATCTGCCCAATCTGCCAAATCAGCAGGGACAAAGAAACACTGTTGTGCAAAAATCAATGAATCAAAACGTAAACCAAGGTTTTGAACAATATGCACAACAACCGCCAAACAATATTCAAAAAAGACCAAGTCCGGTTAAAATTGCAACAGAGAAAAATGTGCAAACACCGAATTTTCCTGCTTCTTCCAACCACTTTATTAATCTTAATAATAACTCTTTGACTTATGGAACGCTGCATTCCACTCAAGAAGAAATTCTTAGGTCTTTACCTCAGCGTACTATTTTATTGGTAGAAGACGACCTTGTTAATCGTATGCTAGGCACTGGCTTTTTAGAGTCAAGAGGCTATAAAGTCGTAACCGCCGAAAACGGACAAGAGGCTTTGGATGTTATCGCAAATCAATATATTGATCTGGTTTTGATGGATATTCAAATGCCGATTATGGACGGAATAACAGCCACAAAAATTATTCGCCAAAAAGGCGGGCGTTACGAGCAATTTCCGATTATTGCAATTACGGCAAACGTTTTGAACAACGACCAAGATTATTATAGTAACTGTGGATTTACTTCTTATGTTTCAAAGCCGGTAAACTTTCCTAACCTACTGGACGAATTAAAAAAAATGATTAGTTAA
- a CDS encoding protein phosphatase CheZ, whose amino-acid sequence MDQERFVKELTDSIMAEVGENISGILSQSLKQHVDQAMQKIFTEKEFYRRVSDNMLNGLQKIYKEINQATKNEKKVFLPDKQNAGKLFLEANKQLDDIMTTTLEATENIMEKTELLFEHQEEIKQLLVELESAEGVKSQLQRINELNEENSQVYTAILEALSFQDLTGQRLKKVIDALGKISTIVFELYISSGLMLKNEVNHQEKNFEVLSKESKNTANALLEGSNSELKGPSKDGQSQNNVDDLLASLGL is encoded by the coding sequence ATGGATCAAGAGCGTTTTGTCAAAGAGCTTACCGACAGCATAATGGCGGAAGTCGGCGAAAATATAAGCGGAATACTTTCGCAGTCTTTGAAACAGCATGTGGACCAAGCCATGCAAAAAATATTTACGGAAAAAGAATTTTATAGACGCGTAAGCGACAATATGCTGAATGGTTTGCAAAAAATCTATAAAGAAATAAACCAAGCCACCAAAAACGAAAAAAAAGTTTTTTTGCCCGATAAACAAAACGCAGGAAAATTGTTTTTGGAAGCCAATAAACAGCTTGATGACATTATGACCACAACCTTGGAAGCGACCGAAAACATAATGGAAAAAACCGAACTTTTGTTTGAACATCAAGAAGAAATAAAACAATTGCTTGTTGAGCTTGAGTCCGCGGAAGGCGTTAAGTCTCAATTGCAAAGAATAAATGAATTGAATGAAGAAAACAGCCAAGTTTATACGGCGATTTTAGAAGCTTTAAGTTTTCAAGATTTAACAGGGCAAAGGTTAAAAAAAGTTATTGATGCTTTGGGAAAAATCTCAACTATTGTGTTTGAGCTTTATATTTCAAGTGGTTTAATGTTAAAAAATGAAGTAAACCACCAAGAAAAAAACTTTGAGGTTTTGTCAAAAGAAAGTAAAAATACTGCCAACGCACTCTTGGAAGGCTCAAACTCAGAACTTAAAGGTCCAAGCAAAGATGGACAATCACAAAATAATGTCGATGATTTATTAGCCAGTCTCGGTCTTTAA
- a CDS encoding PilZ domain-containing protein: MSDDKNYVKIRTKLNGRFRVLEHEDEAPVLYSGTDSHSNNHEDFKRNSSFTEQTNQFLINLDNKLNTILAVLKKDDVDKRFASSANIVEISGGGVTIATTENLRAGTSIEIMIFLEDFPPRTVSAIGKVKASKQLAQGFIHAVEFTNITDVDQTQIMQYIFQIERRTLRSKNL, encoded by the coding sequence ATGAGTGATGATAAAAATTATGTCAAAATACGTACTAAATTAAACGGGCGTTTTCGTGTTTTAGAACACGAAGATGAAGCCCCGGTGTTATACAGCGGAACGGATAGCCATTCAAATAATCACGAAGACTTCAAACGTAACTCTTCGTTTACGGAACAAACCAATCAGTTTTTAATTAATCTTGATAATAAATTAAACACCATTTTGGCTGTTTTGAAAAAAGATGATGTGGATAAACGTTTTGCTTCGTCTGCGAATATCGTTGAAATAAGCGGTGGTGGCGTTACTATTGCCACTACTGAAAACTTGCGTGCCGGAACTTCGATTGAAATAATGATTTTTCTTGAAGATTTTCCACCTCGAACAGTCAGCGCAATCGGCAAAGTAAAAGCAAGTAAACAATTGGCACAAGGTTTTATTCATGCCGTAGAGTTTACTAATATTACTGATGTCGATCAAACCCAAATTATGCAGTATATCTTTCAGATAGAACGCAGGACTCTTCGCAGTAAAAACTTATAA
- a CDS encoding penicillin-binding protein 1A: MKRIFYYLTIFSLSAGILGLAAVFIIFQIYSKDLPNFSSIADYRPKLVTTVYARDNSIIGYFYDEKRFLVNLEQIPDHLERAFLAAEDDNFYSHHGIDFLAILKAMVSNIQAGEIVRGGSTITQQLVKQLALSGEKKYERKIKEAILAYRLSYLMTKEEVLNIYLNHIYLGNNSYGVEAAARTYFAKHVDQLTLAESAILAGLPKAPSDFNPFKNPERIKQRQIYTLDRMLLLKWITQAEHDAAINEPLVYKSMPEPSWQLGAWYLEEVRRSMIEFFSEENVKRLGLKIDRYGKAAVQEAGLHIYTAMDPVHQKAGEIALRKGLHETSKRHGWVGPILNLAEKDWEDYLSKENFNPTQLENAGWVKALVTKTAPKFAEVRMGNYNGIIEMAQMQWCRNRNPKYNDPTKILTVGDVVWVSVVGASGTSNPVSAPAGGKIPVFEAKNVEPTTVIKLALEQFPEVEGALSSIESKEGDLVALVGGYSFSYNSQFNRATQAIRQPGSSFKPVVYSAALDSGFTAGSLVNDAPIVISGPNPWRPGNADGAFLGRMLMATALAKSRNLCTIQIAQKIGMDKVVARAAGLGLETTPIPQELAIALGAYAVSPLRLTEAYTAFANQGKKISHRLVTRIDDSWGQPMIVVPSESTQVISPQNAYVMSFMLREVVNAGTGGRAKALGRPVGGKTGTTNDEKDAWFMGVSPYLTTGVYVGYDKIKPMGRGEGGSRVALPIFVDYRKSIDSLYPPEDFPVPEGITTARIDADTGLLAGPGTQRSYSLPFIKGTEPTIASGVELQKGQDDNMAVEGLYQNMDLLED, from the coding sequence ATGAAAAGAATTTTTTATTATTTGACGATATTTTCCTTGTCTGCCGGTATTTTAGGCTTGGCAGCCGTTTTTATAATTTTTCAAATTTATTCCAAAGACCTCCCTAATTTTAGCAGTATTGCCGACTATCGCCCAAAACTCGTTACTACGGTATACGCCAGAGATAACAGCATTATCGGATACTTTTATGACGAAAAACGCTTTCTCGTTAACCTCGAACAAATTCCTGACCATTTGGAACGTGCGTTTTTAGCGGCCGAAGATGATAACTTTTATTCTCACCACGGCATTGACTTTCTCGCTATCTTAAAAGCTATGGTGAGTAATATTCAAGCCGGAGAAATCGTCAGGGGCGGAAGTACGATTACCCAACAGTTAGTAAAACAGCTCGCTTTAAGTGGAGAAAAAAAATACGAACGAAAAATTAAAGAAGCTATTTTAGCTTATCGTTTGTCATATTTAATGACCAAAGAAGAAGTTTTAAATATTTATTTAAACCATATTTATCTTGGCAACAACTCTTATGGGGTTGAAGCCGCGGCTCGCACATATTTTGCCAAGCATGTTGACCAACTCACTCTCGCCGAATCTGCTATTTTAGCCGGTCTGCCTAAGGCTCCTTCTGATTTTAACCCTTTTAAAAACCCAGAACGCATAAAACAAAGACAAATATATACTTTAGACAGAATGCTTTTGCTTAAGTGGATCACTCAAGCAGAACATGACGCAGCTATTAATGAGCCGCTTGTATATAAATCCATGCCTGAACCATCATGGCAACTTGGGGCTTGGTACTTAGAAGAAGTACGCCGTAGCATGATTGAGTTTTTTAGTGAAGAAAACGTAAAACGCCTTGGGCTAAAAATAGATAGATACGGAAAAGCGGCCGTGCAAGAAGCCGGTTTACATATTTACACCGCTATGGACCCGGTACACCAAAAAGCCGGAGAAATCGCCCTGCGTAAAGGGTTGCACGAAACCTCCAAAAGACACGGTTGGGTTGGACCAATCTTAAACTTAGCCGAAAAAGATTGGGAAGATTACCTCTCTAAAGAAAACTTCAACCCGACTCAACTGGAAAATGCGGGTTGGGTCAAGGCTTTGGTTACTAAAACTGCTCCAAAATTTGCCGAAGTACGCATGGGCAACTATAATGGCATTATCGAAATGGCACAAATGCAGTGGTGTAGAAACCGCAACCCTAAATATAACGACCCGACTAAGATTTTGACTGTTGGTGATGTCGTCTGGGTTTCTGTCGTTGGTGCAAGCGGAACTTCAAACCCCGTATCCGCACCTGCCGGTGGAAAAATTCCTGTTTTTGAAGCCAAAAATGTTGAGCCGACTACTGTTATTAAATTAGCTCTTGAACAATTTCCCGAAGTAGAGGGAGCTTTAAGCTCTATTGAAAGCAAAGAGGGCGATCTTGTCGCTTTGGTCGGTGGTTATTCTTTTTCTTACAATAGCCAATTTAACCGTGCCACACAAGCAATACGCCAGCCCGGTTCTTCTTTTAAACCTGTTGTATACTCTGCGGCTTTAGATAGTGGCTTTACTGCCGGAAGCCTTGTCAATGATGCCCCAATAGTTATTTCAGGTCCAAACCCTTGGCGTCCGGGTAATGCCGACGGAGCTTTTTTAGGGCGTATGTTGATGGCAACTGCTCTTGCTAAATCTCGAAATCTTTGTACCATTCAAATAGCACAAAAAATCGGCATGGATAAAGTCGTCGCCAGAGCGGCCGGTTTGGGGCTTGAAACAACGCCGATTCCGCAAGAATTGGCAATAGCCTTGGGTGCTTATGCGGTTTCCCCTTTAAGATTGACCGAGGCGTATACTGCGTTTGCCAATCAAGGGAAAAAGATTTCACATCGCTTGGTTACCAGAATTGATGACAGTTGGGGACAACCCATGATCGTTGTTCCGTCTGAAAGCACTCAAGTTATAAGCCCACAAAACGCTTATGTGATGTCTTTTATGTTAAGAGAAGTCGTTAATGCCGGAACAGGCGGAAGAGCCAAAGCCCTCGGAAGACCCGTAGGTGGAAAAACCGGAACGACAAATGATGAAAAAGATGCTTGGTTTATGGGCGTTTCGCCTTACCTTACTACGGGCGTTTATGTCGGATATGATAAAATAAAGCCCATGGGACGAGGTGAAGGCGGAAGCCGTGTTGCCCTTCCTATTTTTGTTGATTATCGTAAAAGTATAGATTCGCTTTATCCGCCCGAAGATTTCCCTGTTCCCGAGGGAATAACAACAGCCCGCATTGATGCCGATACCGGTCTTTTAGCCGGGCCCGGAACTCAACGTTCTTATTCTCTTCCGTTTATAAAAGGAACTGAACCAACGATTGCCTCCGGTGTAGAATTGCAAAAAGGGCAAGATGACAACATGGCGGTTGAAGGTCTTTATCAAAATATGGACCTTTTAGAAGATTAA
- a CDS encoding transglycosylase domain-containing protein, with protein sequence MQNKINSTIKKRFFFFTASCLSIGIFSLVALFIFLQTFTNQPISDDFQNYPINQKQIPGYLKNAFLVSDDAHNLDYLYVSYLNLHRNYPNKVLDEQRAFLYLALKLFMSKDDILTAYLNNAYFGDNAIGVEAAARIYFAKHVEELTLAEATFLVGLPSEYLFSHKPKRLVKVDLKSPIYSERIKQKQLDILKRMLFLDWISEAEYNQAVSQPLVYKSMLNRNKENSI encoded by the coding sequence ATGCAAAATAAGATAAACAGCACTATTAAAAAGAGATTTTTCTTTTTTACAGCCTCATGTCTCTCAATCGGGATTTTCTCTTTAGTTGCTTTGTTTATTTTTTTACAGACTTTTACTAATCAGCCTATAAGTGATGATTTTCAAAACTACCCTATTAATCAGAAACAAATACCCGGTTATTTAAAAAATGCCTTTTTGGTGAGTGATGATGCTCATAATCTTGATTATCTTTATGTTTCCTATTTGAATTTACACCGTAATTATCCAAACAAGGTTTTAGATGAACAGCGAGCTTTTTTATATCTTGCCCTTAAACTCTTTATGTCTAAAGATGATATTTTAACTGCTTATTTGAATAATGCTTATTTTGGCGATAATGCTATTGGCGTTGAGGCGGCCGCTCGTATATATTTTGCCAAGCATGTAGAAGAACTTACTCTCGCCGAGGCTACATTTTTAGTCGGCTTGCCGTCTGAATATTTATTCAGTCATAAACCTAAGCGTCTTGTGAAAGTTGATCTGAAGTCTCCTATATATTCTGAACGCATAAAACAAAAACAGCTTGATATACTCAAGCGAATGCTTTTTTTAGATTGGATTAGCGAAGCGGAATATAATCAAGCCGTCAGCCAACCTCTCGTTTATAAGTCGATGTTGAATCGTAATAAAGAGAATTCAATCTAG
- a CDS encoding transglycosylase domain-containing protein → MHYYPISLEQAPNHLKNAFLASNAIYNFDPLLKYVANKLLRRDPKPIRDRMFKEAFLTLGLKLFMPKDDLFAFYLDCIYLGNNSFGVEAGARIYFAKHVEELTLAEAAALAVLSVGPAEFNPFKNPEILKQKQPYVLKQMLVLSWISEAEYNQAVSQPLVYKSMLNRNK, encoded by the coding sequence GTGCATTATTATCCTATAAGCTTAGAGCAAGCTCCAAACCATTTAAAAAATGCTTTTTTGGCTTCTAATGCGATATATAATTTTGATCCTTTACTGAAATATGTCGCTAACAAGCTGTTACGCAGAGACCCAAAACCCATTCGCGATAGAATGTTTAAAGAAGCTTTCTTAACCTTGGGGCTTAAACTATTTATGCCTAAAGATGATCTTTTCGCTTTTTATTTAGACTGCATTTATCTTGGTAACAACTCTTTTGGCGTTGAGGCGGGTGCTCGTATATATTTTGCCAAGCATGTAGAAGAACTTACTCTCGCCGAAGCGGCTGCATTAGCCGTTTTATCCGTAGGCCCTGCTGAATTTAACCCTTTTAAAAATCCTGAAATATTAAAACAAAAACAGCCTTATGTATTAAAGCAAATGCTTGTTTTAAGTTGGATTAGCGAAGCGGAATATAATCAAGCCGTCAGCCAACCTCTCGTTTATAAGTCAATGTTGAATCGTAATAAATAA